TAGATGGCTTAAACTCATTAGCTCTTTTAGCATTAACAAGCGCTAATTCCAGTTGATTTAACTTATAGTAAGCGCGAGTTTTAGCTAATGCTACATCATCGGTTTTATTGTAATCCTTTACTTTATCAAGACTTTTTAGCCCTTGTTGATAATACCCTTCTTGAATCTGAAGCTGAGCAACTTGCCAATAATATTGACCATCAAACTGCGCGGCTTTTTGCCAAACTGCAATCGCTTTATCCCACTCTTTTGCGGCCTGCCAGTAACTTGCTTGCGTAATTATTATTTCTTTATCTGTTTCATAATCCGCTAATTGCGCCATCACTTGCGCCGCTTTTTCAGGAATGCCACGTTGTGCATATAACTGCGCTAATATTTTCAATTCAGATTGGCTTAACACAATACCTTGACGTTGTGCTAACACCAAGGTATCTAGCGCATTACCTGGTTGATTCAATTGCAACTGAATACTTGATAATTGCTGCCACCACCCAGCCTGCTCAGGCTCTAATTCAATCAAAGCAGTTAATGTTGGTATCGCTGACTTCCAATATTTACGTTGTAATTGTGCACCAAGCTTTAAAACTAACAATTGTCGTTTGTCTTGTTTTTTATGAATTTTCGCTACTTTTTGATGCTTATTTAATGCAAATAGCACCTTATCCCACTCTGAGGTTTGATAATGTGTTTGAGCAATCCGAAACCATAAGTCCCCTACTTTTTGATTTTCGGGTACTGTTTTCGTTAATTGGTAGTAATGAGGTAATGCCTCTTTAAATCGTTGTTCTGTTAATAGTAAATCCGCCAACATGCGCTGTGTTACCCACGCTTGTTCATCAACTAATTGCTGGCTGTTAACAGCGGTTGAAAGGTATTTTACCGCCGCTTTACTGTTCCCATTTTGCCAATGAAAAACACCTAACATTCGCTGTACATAGGCTTTATCATAAGCCTGTGATGGCGTTAGTTTAGACAGAAGATCAATAGCATCCACTATTTTATCTTGTTGCTGCAATTGAATTGCACGCTGTACTTTTGCCGCATTATATTGGGTTAGTTGCTGCGCTTGAGCAAATCCACTGAACATCAAAACAATGCTAAAGAGAGGGGCGATAAATTTCATCATTTTGCTAATGTAAACTCCAATTTCACGGTTTGTCCAACTTGAGCAATGGTTTTTCCATCAATCACTTTTGGTTGATATTTCCATTTTTTCAACGCTTTAACCGCTTCTCTCTCGAACATTCTACGAGGTTTTGCATCAGTTACTTTTACGTCAGTAGGACGACCTTGTTCATCAATCGTAAACGACATAACAACAAAACCCTCAGCCCCTCTTTTCATCGCTTTAGAAGGATAACGAGGTTCAACACGATACAATGGCATTGCTTGCTGATTACCCGAAAAGTCCGCAAAGTTTGGCGCACTAATGGCTAAACCAGAAATACTTGAGTCTAACCCAATCAGTGGCATTGGACTCTGTGGTGTCGCCACTGACGTTTGAGTTTGAGCTGCCATAGGGGTAGCTTGTGGCGGAGGCTCCGGTGTATCTGGCTTTTCAGGCACACGGCGTTGGCGGTGCTGCACATCTTGATCTTGTTCTGCCATCACCATATCAAAACGAACCGTTTCACTGCTTTCAGGTTTATCTTGAATGCCGTTATCTACCATCCAAGCCATAAATGTAAATATGCCAAACGTCATGGATATTGCGATTGGTAAAGCTAAAAATAAACGCCACATTAGCCTTTCTCCGCAGCTAAAGCGATACCTTTAACACCAGCACCTTTCGCTGCATCCATCACTTTAATAACCGTACCGTTATACGCATGTTCATCCGCTTGAATAACTAATGATGCTTCTGGCTGTTCAAGTAATAAATGCTCTAAGGTTGCTTGCACCCGTTCTGCATCTACCATGCGTTTATCAATAAAAATATCGTTTGATGCAGTGATAGCCACAAATATACCCGCGTCTTTTTGGCTTGATACATTGCTAGCTTGAGGACGATTAACTTCTACGCCAGATTCACGTACAAATGAACTCGTAACAATAAAAAAGATCAACATAATAAAGACGATATCTAACATTGACGTTAAATCGATTTGTGCTTCTTCTTGATGTGAAGAACGACGGCCAAGTCTCATGACTGACTCCTTAATGCTTTTTCTAATTGGTGCTCTTTACGACGACAAATTTTAGCGAGACGAGCATGAACAAACATCCCCGCCAAGGCTGCAACCATTCCCGCCATCGTTGGCAATGTCGCTAATGAAATACCTGATGCCATTAATTTAGGTTGGCTACTTCCTTGATTTGCCATGACGTCAAACACAGAGATCATTCCAGTAACCGTACCTAACAAACCTAACATAGGGCATATTGCCACTAACACCTTAATGAAGTTCAAATATTGATTTAGTTGCAGATGAGCTTCGCTGATCCACCCATCTCTAATGGTCTTGGCATACCAAGATTCATGATCATTACGCTGCTGCCATTGCTCAACCCATAGTTTTCGTTGTATTGGAAAACTAAACGATATGAAAAAAATTCGCTCGATAACCAATAACCAACACAATGCAACCACTGCGGCCAACCACCATAAAATGGGGCCGCCTTGAGCCATAAAATGTGAAAGAAAAGCCGTCATTACGCTGCCATATCCATTGCATTAGGCTGCACTGCTTTTTCAGCTTGTTCTGCAACTAGCCCTAGACCTTGTTTTTCAAGAATAGTGCGAATGCTTTCAGCTTGTGAGCTTAAAATATTATGCGTAAGTAATAGTGGCATTGCCGCAACTAAACCTAAAACCGTAGTAACTAGCGCCATCGAAATACCACCCGCCATCACTTTTGGATCACCATTACCAAACTGTGTAATCACTTGGAATGTTTCGATCATGCCAGTAACTGTACCTAAAAGTCCTAACATTGGAGCCAAAGCAGCTAATAGTTTAAGCATAGACAACCCTTTTTCTAGCCCTTGCTGCTCATCAACGATGGTTTCTAATAGACGTAATTCTAATGCTTCAACTGAACGTTGTTTTTCTGCATCGTAAACGGCAAGCACACGACCTAATGGGTTCTGACCAAGCTCTTGTGGCTGTTTTAATTGCTTTCTAATTTGTTGGCGAATAACAAACAATCTCACGCCATTAAATAATGAAATAATCAATCCAATCAGCAATAAGCCAATAATGATTTTACCAACCACGCCACCCGCTTGAAGACGCTCTTTCATTGTTGGCGTATTCGCTAATTGTTCTAGCATGATACCGCGTGAAGGATCACTTGCCATCATGATGACATGTTTGCTTGGCATCTCAGATAAGATCGTCGTTGTCGGTGTCAGTTTTGGCTGTTGAGCGTAATAAGTCGCAACTTGCTTTTTATTGTCCCACTGCAAAAAACCACCTTCACCAACCAGTGCCATATTACCTAAGCGATAAGCATTGATAGATTGACGATGGCCAGAACCATTAATCATGGTTACGGTCGTTAATTCTAACTTTGAGCTCGCATTCACTTGCTGAGCCATAGTTTGCCATAACCCCGTTAATTGCGTCATAGATGGCAAAGATTTCGCTGCAACGATATCAGCAATTAACTGACGATGTTCTACATTCGTCGTTCCTGAAACCGAGCTTTTTAACTCCGAATCTAAATCTTTTGCTGTCTGTCTTACCACACCAAACAGCTCACCTAAGCTGCCTGTTTCTAAATGCAGCTGCTGCTCTAATGTTGCGAGTGTTTTTTCATTTTTGCTGAAAGTAGCACTTAATTGATCGCTTTCTTTTTGCAGCTTTTTACGCTCCGCAATCAAGGCGTTTCTTTGTGCTTTTAAAGTTTGTTCTGTTTGTTTAAAACCAGACTCTCGTTGTGCATCATGTTGCTTTTGTACATGACTTGCTTGTTTTGTCTCTTTCAACAATTCAGTGTTTGCTGTCGCTGTATTAATCGAAAGACCAAGCAGTGAAATAGCTAAAATCAGTGGCTTAATTGTCATGTTATTTCACCTCTTTTAGTGATAAAGATACAGGTAGAATCAATAAACTTGGGGCAACTTGTTTATAAGCAACTGAATAGGCTTTTGCTAAATCATCATTAAATTCAGAGTCCAGCGCCTCCCATTGGTTGGTGTACGTATTCCAACTCCAATATTGAGAAGCATCAAGGCGACGAGCAAGTAAAGATACGCGTCCTAAATGCAGCATATCGGCATCAATTTGTTCATTATCTTCAACAATGATCTGCGTTTGGTATGTACCTAGCTTTGTGCCGTAATCCATTTCGATCTGGTAAGCTTCAAGAAGTCGGCGATATTTTTCTGCATCACTCACATCCGCTCTTGTCATCATATGTTCAAGCT
The window above is part of the Aliivibrio fischeri ATCC 7744 = JCM 18803 = DSM 507 genome. Proteins encoded here:
- a CDS encoding ExbD/TolR family protein encodes the protein MRLGRRSSHQEEAQIDLTSMLDIVFIMLIFFIVTSSFVRESGVEVNRPQASNVSSQKDAGIFVAITASNDIFIDKRMVDAERVQATLEHLLLEQPEASLVIQADEHAYNGTVIKVMDAAKGAGVKGIALAAEKG
- a CDS encoding MotA/TolQ/ExbB proton channel family protein, with the translated sequence MTAFLSHFMAQGGPILWWLAAVVALCWLLVIERIFFISFSFPIQRKLWVEQWQQRNDHESWYAKTIRDGWISEAHLQLNQYLNFIKVLVAICPMLGLLGTVTGMISVFDVMANQGSSQPKLMASGISLATLPTMAGMVAALAGMFVHARLAKICRRKEHQLEKALRSQS
- a CDS encoding tetratricopeptide repeat protein; translated protein: MMKFIAPLFSIVLMFSGFAQAQQLTQYNAAKVQRAIQLQQQDKIVDAIDLLSKLTPSQAYDKAYVQRMLGVFHWQNGNSKAAVKYLSTAVNSQQLVDEQAWVTQRMLADLLLTEQRFKEALPHYYQLTKTVPENQKVGDLWFRIAQTHYQTSEWDKVLFALNKHQKVAKIHKKQDKRQLLVLKLGAQLQRKYWKSAIPTLTALIELEPEQAGWWQQLSSIQLQLNQPGNALDTLVLAQRQGIVLSQSELKILAQLYAQRGIPEKAAQVMAQLADYETDKEIIITQASYWQAAKEWDKAIAVWQKAAQFDGQYYWQVAQLQIQEGYYQQGLKSLDKVKDYNKTDDVALAKTRAYYKLNQLELALVNAKRANEFKPSNEAKGWIQYLSQMRQIKG
- a CDS encoding energy transducer TonB; its protein translation is MWRLFLALPIAISMTFGIFTFMAWMVDNGIQDKPESSETVRFDMVMAEQDQDVQHRQRRVPEKPDTPEPPPQATPMAAQTQTSVATPQSPMPLIGLDSSISGLAISAPNFADFSGNQQAMPLYRVEPRYPSKAMKRGAEGFVVMSFTIDEQGRPTDVKVTDAKPRRMFEREAVKALKKWKYQPKVIDGKTIAQVGQTVKLEFTLAK
- a CDS encoding MotA/TolQ/ExbB proton channel family protein — encoded protein: MTIKPLILAISLLGLSINTATANTELLKETKQASHVQKQHDAQRESGFKQTEQTLKAQRNALIAERKKLQKESDQLSATFSKNEKTLATLEQQLHLETGSLGELFGVVRQTAKDLDSELKSSVSGTTNVEHRQLIADIVAAKSLPSMTQLTGLWQTMAQQVNASSKLELTTVTMINGSGHRQSINAYRLGNMALVGEGGFLQWDNKKQVATYYAQQPKLTPTTTILSEMPSKHVIMMASDPSRGIMLEQLANTPTMKERLQAGGVVGKIIIGLLLIGLIISLFNGVRLFVIRQQIRKQLKQPQELGQNPLGRVLAVYDAEKQRSVEALELRLLETIVDEQQGLEKGLSMLKLLAALAPMLGLLGTVTGMIETFQVITQFGNGDPKVMAGGISMALVTTVLGLVAAMPLLLTHNILSSQAESIRTILEKQGLGLVAEQAEKAVQPNAMDMAA